GGCAGTCGCCATGGCTGTGGGGCGTGGTGCTGGTGATGCTCAGTGTGCTCATGTTCCAGATGTTCGCCGGCTCCAGCACCCGCACCATCGACACCAAGGACGGCTTCGAGCTGATCCAAAGCGGCCAGGCCACCTACGCCGAGATCACCGACAACCGGCAGCAGGTGCGGTTGGAGCTGAGCAGCGACTTCACCAAAACCGACCCCGACACCGGTCGTGAGGTGAACTACGGCAAGGACGTGCAGTTCTACTACACCTTCGCGCAGGGCTCCCAACTGGCGCAGATGGTCGAGGAGGCCAACCTGTCGAAGGGTTGGACCTCGAATATCGCGCAGACCAGCGTGGTCAGCTACCTGCTGTCCTCACTGCTGCCCTTCCTCATCATCTTCGGCCTGTTCTGGTTCCTGATGAGCCGTATGGGCGGCGCCTCCGGCATGTTCGGCATGGGGGGCAAGAAGAACGCGGGCAAGCTGCTCGAAGGCCAGACCCCGACCACCAAGTTCGCCGACGTGGCCGGCGAGGACGAGGCCGTGGCCGAGGTCGAGGAGATCAAGGACTTTTTGAAGGATCCGTCCAAGTACAAGGCGCTGGGCGCGCGCATCCCGCGCGGCGTGCTGTTGTACGGCCCTCCCGGCACCGGCAAGACGCTGCTCGCGCGCGCCATCGCAGGTGAGGCCGGCGTGCCCTTCTATTCGATGGCCGGCTCCGACTTCGTCGAGATGTTCGTCGGTTTGGGTGCCTCCCGTGTGCGTGACCTGTTCGAAGAGGCGAAGAAGAACGCCCCGGCCATCATCTTCATCGATGAGATCGACGCCGTCGGCCGCAAGCGTGGCTCCGGCATGGGCGGTGGCCACGACGAACGCGAGCAGACGCTCAACCAGCTGCTCGTCGAGATGGACGGCTTCAACAACGACACCAACCTCATCATCATCGCTGCCACGAACCGCCCCGATGTGCTCGATCCGGCCCTGCTGCGTCCGGGACGCTTCGACCGCCAGGTGGGCGTCGCCGCCCCCGATCTGGAAGGCCGCGAGGCGATTCTGAAGGTGCACGCCAAGGGCAAGCCCTTCGTGCCGGACGTCGACCTGCACACCATCGCCGTGCGTACGCCGGGCTTCACCGGCGCCGATTTGGCCAACGTGCTCAACGAGGCCGCGCTGCTGTGCGCCCGCGCCGGCGCACAGCTCATCGACAACCGCGCCATCGACGAGGCCATCGACCGTGTGCAGGCCGGTCCGAAGAAGCAGTCGAAGGGCATGGCCCTCGAGGAGCTGCGCAACACCGCCTACCATGAGGGTGGCCACGCGCTTGTCGCGGCCGCGCTCAACGACACCGATCCGGTGACCAAGGTGACGATTCTGCCGCGAGGCCGCGCGCTCGGCTACACGGCCGTGATGCCCACCGCCGACCGCTACTCGCAGTCGCGCAACCAGCTGCTCGACCAGATGGCCTATGCGATGGGTGGCCGCACCGCCGAGGAGATCGTCTTCCACGATCCGACCACCGGCGCTTCGAACGATATCGAGAAGGCGACGAAGATCGCCCGCACCATGGTCGTCGAATACGGCTTCTCCGCCAAGCTCGGCGCGATCAAGTGGGCGGACGACGACGATCAGACCACGGTGATGGACGGACTCGCCCCGCGCAAGTATTCCGACCGCACCGCCGAGGTCATCGACGACGAGGTGCTGAAGCTGGTGGAGACCGCGCACACCGAGGCGTGGACCATCATCAACGACAACCGCGACGTGCTCGACGAACTCGTGCGGCAGCTGCTCGTCAAGGAGACTCTGAACGAGAAGGAACTGGCCGCGATTTTCGCGAACATCAAGAAGGCACCGAAGCGCGAGGTGTGGCTCTCCGACGAGCGCCGACCCGATTCGGACAAACCTCCGGTCGAGATTCCCGAGTCGCTCAAGCGCTCGGTGGGTATGAAGCCGGGCGAGTGATCGCAGACGACAACCAGGGGGCGTGCCGTGCGGCAGGCCCCCTGCCATATGGGGAGAAGATCGTGACGAATACCGAACATCAGGAACTCGACGCCGAGGTGACGCTGCGTCTGACCCCGCGGCAGGCGCAGCGTCTCGCCTCGGGTGCGCATGTGGACGTTATCGTGCGTGACGCCGACGGCGGGTTCGTGGCCTTCGCGCATGACGTCGATGTGCGGGTCGACGGCATCGACGGTTTTGACGGCGGCGACCGTATCGACCGTATCGACCGTATCGACGGCGGCGACGTGTCCCCGCAGACGCGTGGCTTCGACACCCGTGCCGCCACCCCCACCGAAAGCGGTGAGAACGGTCTGCCGAACGACGGAGCGGCCGTCGTCTCCCGCAGAGCCGTCATCTCCCTGGACAGCGTCTCCCCACGGGCCGAAGCGATATTCCGCGCGGCGATCGTCGCGATCGACGGCATCCCCGGCAATCAGGTGGAGGGTATCTCGCCGCTCTACCATGTCAGCGGCGTCACCGGACCGGACGCGATGGCCGCCGTCATCCAAATCACCACCCGGATGAGCGCGCGCGAACT
Above is a window of Bifidobacterium eulemuris DNA encoding:
- the ftsH gene encoding ATP-dependent zinc metalloprotease FtsH, with amino-acid sequence MTFPQGPGQSGNGNSPNGGNNRNNGNPFTNPFNRANNDGNGNKRGNSNEPKPFWQSPWLWGVVLVMLSVLMFQMFAGSSTRTIDTKDGFELIQSGQATYAEITDNRQQVRLELSSDFTKTDPDTGREVNYGKDVQFYYTFAQGSQLAQMVEEANLSKGWTSNIAQTSVVSYLLSSLLPFLIIFGLFWFLMSRMGGASGMFGMGGKKNAGKLLEGQTPTTKFADVAGEDEAVAEVEEIKDFLKDPSKYKALGARIPRGVLLYGPPGTGKTLLARAIAGEAGVPFYSMAGSDFVEMFVGLGASRVRDLFEEAKKNAPAIIFIDEIDAVGRKRGSGMGGGHDEREQTLNQLLVEMDGFNNDTNLIIIAATNRPDVLDPALLRPGRFDRQVGVAAPDLEGREAILKVHAKGKPFVPDVDLHTIAVRTPGFTGADLANVLNEAALLCARAGAQLIDNRAIDEAIDRVQAGPKKQSKGMALEELRNTAYHEGGHALVAAALNDTDPVTKVTILPRGRALGYTAVMPTADRYSQSRNQLLDQMAYAMGGRTAEEIVFHDPTTGASNDIEKATKIARTMVVEYGFSAKLGAIKWADDDDQTTVMDGLAPRKYSDRTAEVIDDEVLKLVETAHTEAWTIINDNRDVLDELVRQLLVKETLNEKELAAIFANIKKAPKREVWLSDERRPDSDKPPVEIPESLKRSVGMKPGE